The Triticum aestivum cultivar Chinese Spring chromosome 3A, IWGSC CS RefSeq v2.1, whole genome shotgun sequence genome includes a region encoding these proteins:
- the LOC123060567 gene encoding glutathione S-transferase 1-like, whose product MSPVKVFGHPMLTNVARVLLFLEEVGAEYELVPLDFVAGEHKRPQHVQLNPFAKMPGFQDGDLVLFESRAIAKYILRKYGGTAGLDLLGENSGIEELAMVDMWTEVEAQQYYPAISPVVFECIIIPFIIPGGGAAPNRSVVDESLERLRGVLGIYEARLEKSSYLAGDSISFADLNHIPFTFYFMTTPYAKVFDEYPKVKAWWEMLMARPAVQRVCKHMPTKFKLGAQY is encoded by the exons ATGTCTCCGGTGAAGGTGTTCGGGCACCCGATGTTGACAAACGTCGCACGGGTGCTGCTCTTCCTGGAGGAGGTCGGCGCTGAGTACGAGCTCGTGCCCCTCGACTTCGTAGCCGGCGAGCACAAGAGGCCCCAACACGTCCAGTTAAAC CCGTTTGCGAAGATGCCTGGGTTCCAAGATGGGGATCTCGTCCTGTTCG AGTCGCGCGCCATCGCCAAGTACATCCTCCGCAAGTACGGGGGGACAGCCGGCCTGGACCTCCTCGGAGAAAACAGTGGAATCGAAGAATTAGCAATGGTGGACATGTGGACGGAGGTGGAGGCCCAGCAGTACTACCCAGCCATCTCGCCGGTGGTGTTCGAGTGCATCATCATTCCCTTCATCATCCCTGGCGGTGGCGCGGCGCCGAACCGGAGCGTCGTGGACGAGAGCCTGGAGCGGCTGAGGGGTGTACTGGGGATCTACGAGGCCCGGCTGGAGAAGAGCAGCTACTTGGCCGGGGACTCCATCAGCTTCGCCGATCTGAACCACATCCCGTTCACCTTCTACTTCATGACCACCCCGTACGCCAAGGTGTTTGATGAGTACCCCAAGGTGAAGGCCTGGTGGGAGATGCTCATGGCCAGGCCGGCGGTGCAGAGGGTCTGCAAGCATATGCCTACCAAGTTTAAGCTAGGTGCGCAGTACTAG